In the Sinomonas cyclohexanicum genome, CCGCGCGCCAGAGCGCGATCGCCGCGGGCGTGGGCTGGGGCGTGCCGTGCGTGACGATCAACAAGGTGTGCCTCTCCGGCCTCACCGCGGTGATCGACGCCGCGCGCCTGATCCGGGCGGGCGACGCGACCGTCGTCGTGGCGGGCGGCCAGGAGTCGATGTCCCGCGCGCCGCACGTGCTCCCGGGATCCCGCCAGGGCTGGACGTACGGGACCGTCGGCGCCCTCGACGTCGCCGCCCACGACGGCCTCACGGACGCCTTCGACGGGCAGTCCATGGGCCTGTCCACGGAGTCGAAGAACCTGACCCTCGGCATCGACCGCAAGTCCCAGGACGAGGTCGCCGCCGCCTCGCACGTGCGTGCGGCGATCGCGCAGAAGGAGGGCGTGTTCGAGGGCGAGATCGCCCCGATCCAGGTCAAGCAGCGCAAGGGCGACCCGATCACGCTCACCCAGGACGAGGGCGTGCGGCCGGGCACATCGGTCGAGACGCTCGCCCCGCTGCGGCCCGCGTTCGCCTCGGACGGCACCATCACCGCCGGCAACTCCTCTCCCCTGTCCGACGGCGCCGCGGCCCTCGTGCTGACGTCCCGCGCGTACGCCGAGGAGCACGGGCTGGCCTGGCTCGCCGTCGTGGGCAAGCCGGGACAGGTTGCCGGCCCCGACAACTCGCTGCACTCGCAGCCCTCGCACGCCATCCAGAAGGCCCTCTCGCGGGCGGGCTGGACCACCGCGGACCTGGACTTCATCGAGATCAACGAGGCCTTCGGCTCCGTGGCCGTCCAGTCCCTCAAGGACCTCAACTACCCGCTCGAGAAGTGCAACATCCACGGCGGTGCGATCGCTCTCGGCCATCCGATCGGCGCCTCCGGCGCCCGCCTCGCCGGGCACGCCGCCCATGAGCTCGCCCGCCGCGGCTCGGGCAAGGCGGCCGTCTCGCTGTGCGGTGGCGGCGGTCAGGGCGAGGCACTCCTCCTCTACAGGGACTGACGCCGTGGCCCAGAACGGGGAGACGCACGACGGCGCCGGGCCGGGTCACGCTCGGGGAGCCGGTCCCGCGCGGGGCGACGGCGCGCCGTCGGGCGCCCCTGACGGCGGCGACGCCGGATCAGTCGGCGACGGCCACGCGAGGTTCCTCGCCGACGCGCGCGCACGCGGTGTGGCGGTCGAGGTGGCCGAACGCGGGCGTGCGCGGAGCCTCGAGGAGGCCGCGGCCAACCTCGGGATCGAGCCCCGCGAGATTGTGAAGTCGCTCGTGGTGAAGCACCCGGACGGCTCGTTCCTGTTCGCGCTCATCCCGGGCGACCGGCAGATCTCCTGGCCGAAGCTTCGCAAGCTGCTGGAGGTCAACCGACTCTCGATGCCCCCGGCCGACGTCGCGCTCGCGGCGACCGGGTACGAGCGCGGCACGATCACGCCCCTCGGGTCCACGACGCCGTGGCCGGTGTGGGCGGACGAGTCGATCGCTGGGCGCATTTCGCTGGGCGCGGGGGCACATGGTCTCAGTGCGTTCGTCGACGCGGGCTCCCTGTTCGCCGCGCTCGGCGCCTCGGTCGCGGACATCAGCGACCCCGCCTGACGCGGTTCGGCGAGGGCGCCTGAAGCGCGCGCGAAGATTTCGTGAACGGTTTCTTTCAGAGGGCGTGTCGGCGGGGGCGGGGCGCCCTGCTGCTCCTAGCCTGTCGCGGGTAGCCGCATCGGCAAGCACCCGCCGCGGCACGCGACCTGAGGAGACCTGTGAGCACCGACCTGAACCATCCCATCTCCCGCCGCTCCGTCCTGACCGGCGCCCTCGTCGGCGGCACCCTCGCGCTCGGCGCGGGGCCCGCCGAGGCCAGCAGCGGCAAGACCTACCGCCTCACCGTGATCGGCACGGCCGACCTCCACTCCAACGTCCTGAACTGGGACTACTTCAAGAACAAGGCCTACACGGACGCCAAGGGCAACAACATCGGCCTCGCGCAGGCGGCCACCCTCATCCGCCACGTGCGCGCCGAACGCGGCGCAGAGAACACCATCACCCTCGACGCCGGGGACACCATCCAGGGCACCCCGCTCGCCTACTACTTCGCGAAGGTCCAGCCCGCGGTGGACGGCCCCGTGCACCCGATGGCCGCAGCGATGAACGCGGTCGGCTACGACGCCGCGGCCCTCGGCAACCACGAGTTCAACTACGGCATCCCGCTCCTGCGGGCCTGGGAGTCGCAGCTCGACTTCCCGCTCCTCGGCGCGAACGTCCACGACCATGCCACCGGCGGGCACGCCTTCAAGCCGTTCGTGATCAAGAAGGTCAAGACGGACAACGGCGTGGTCCGGGTCGGCATGGTGGGCTTCGTGACCCCCGGATGCGCCATCTGGGACCGCGCGAACGTGGAGGGCAAGCTCGACTTCAATGGCATCGTCGAGGAGGCCAAGGCCGTCATCCCGCAGGTCCGGGCGGCGGGGGCGGACATCGTGGTCGTCTCGTGCCACTCCGGCATGGTTCCCGGCTCGTCCTACGGCGACTCCCTCCCCTTCCCCGAGAACGCGTCACAGCAGCTCGCCGAGGAGGTGCCGGGCATCGACGCCATTCTCGTGGGCCACGCGCACTCCGAGATCCCCGAGCGCCTCGTGACGAACAAGGCCACCGGCAAGCAGGTGCTGCTGTCCGAGCCGATGTACTGGGGCATGCGCGTCACCGTCATGGACCTCGACCTGCAGAAGGTCGAGGGGACGTGGACCGTCTCCTCGGCGAGCGCCGCGCTGCTCGACGCCAAGACGGCGACTCCCGACGACGCCGTCGTGCGTGCCGTCGACGCCGCGCACCGGCGCGTGGTGACGTACGTCAATCAGGTGATCGGCACGTCCACCACCCCGCTGAGAACGGCCACCGGCTGCTGGGAGGATGTCGCGGCCATCGACGCGATCAACTACATCCAGGCGCACACGATCAAGGGCGAGCTCGCCGGGACGGCCTCGGCGGGACTGCCCGTGCTCTCGATCGCGGCCGCGTTCTCCCGGGCCGTCGACGTCCCGGCCGGACCCCTGACCGTGCGCGACGTCGCGGGCCTGTACATCTACGACAACACCCTCATGTCCGTGAAGGTCACCGGCGCACAGGTCAAGGACTACCTCGAGTGGTCGGCCCAGTACTACAAGGCCGTCACCACGACGACCGTCGCGGCCGCAGACCTCACCAATGCCGTGACGCCCATCGCCCCGACCGGCACGCCCGACTACAACTACGACGTCGTGTTCGGCCTGGACGCTCCGCTCACGTACACGATCGACGTCGCCAAGCCCGTCGGGCAGCGGATTGTGGGGCTCTCCTACAACGGGTCCCCGATCGACCCCGCGCAGGAGTTCGCGATGGCGATCAACAACTACCGCCAGAGCGGGGGCGGCAACTTCCCGCACGTGAAGGCCGCGCCGGTCCTGACCAACAGCCAGCAGGAGATCCGCCAGCGGATCATCGACTACGTGACGCAGACGGGGGTGCTGGACGCCGCCGTGTTCGCACGCGTCGACTGGTCGCTGACCGTCAACGGGGCGCCGCTGACTGTCGTGTAGCGGCCAGCCCGGCGCGGCCGGGACGCGGAAGGGCCCCGCCGTCCTTGCGGACTGCGGGGCCCTGGTGCGGAGCCGGGACATGCCCGGCAACGCTGGGTGAAGCTGGAGAGCCTACTACTTGAGGGTGACCGTGGCGCCGGCGGCCTCGAGGACCTCCTTGGCCTTGTCGGCAGCTTCCTTGGTAGCGCCCTCGAGGACGGCCTTCGGAGCGGCGTCGACGAGGTCCTTGGCCTCCTTGAGGCCGAGCGACGTGAGGGCGCGGACCTCCTTGATGACCGCGATCTTCTTGTCGCCAGCGGCCTCGAGGATGACGTCGAACGCCGTCTTCTCCTCTTCGGCAGCGGCCTCGGCACCGCCGGCCGGGCCCGCGACGGCGACCGCAGCAGCGGTGACCTCGAAGACCTCCTCGAACTTCTTCACGAACTCGGAGAGCTCGATGATGGTGAGCTCCTTGAAGGCCTCGATCAGCTCGTCCTGGGTGAGCTTCGCCATGGTTGGCGTCCTTTCGCTAGATGGCGCTCCGCCGGCTGTTCGCCGCGGTGCGCCGGAGTTTTGGGGTGGGGAAGAGAATCAGTTCTCTTCGGCGGGAGCCTCGGCCGGAGCCGCGGCTTCCTCGGCGGGCGCCTCGGCGGCCTCAGCGGCGGGAGCGTCGGCGGCAGCCGGGGCGCCGCCCTCCTCCTCGAGCTTGAGACGCAGGGCGTCGATGATGCGCGCGGCCGCGGCCATGGGCGCCTTGAGGACGCCGGCAACCTTGGCGAGCTGCAGCTCGCGGGACTCCAGGGCCGCCAGTGCGGCGACCTCGTTCGCGTCGAGCGCCTTGCCCTCGAAGAAGCCCGTCTTGATGATGAGCTGCTTGTTTTCCTTGGCAAAGTCGGTCAGGCTCTTGGCAGCCGAGACGGCGTCACCCTTGATGAACGCGATCGCGGTGGGGCCGGCGAGCTGGCCGTCGAACGCGTCGACTCCCGCTTCCTTGGCAGCGATGGCGGTCAGGGAGTTCTTGACGACCGAGAACTTGTTCTCGGTGCCGAGCGAGCGACGCAGCTTCTTGAGCTGGGCGACGGAGAGCCCACGGTATTCGGTCAGGACTGCGGCGGTCGACTCCTGGAAATCCTTCGTGATCTCCTCGACAGCTGCCACCTTGGTAGGCGTTGCCATAACCCTCCTTCCGGGGAACAGTGCCGGTGGGGGCGGCCCCTACAACGCAAGAACGCCCCGCGCAGATGCACGGGGCGTGGCATTCGGGCTTATGGCCGCGAGCGTTCGCTCTGTATCACCTGCGCAGGCCGCCCCGATGTCGGGGACCTTCGGTGGAGATGAGCACCGCTTCTCGGCGCACAGCATCCATCGACCGGCGGTCTTTGGTCCTTCCACTGTACGGGAGATCGCCGGGCGGGCAAAATCGGCGCCGTCGCGGGCACGCAGCGCACGACGCCGGCCGCTCGCCTCGCGCCGCCGGCTCGCCGCCCGCTTCAGGGATTCCTAGCGCAGCAGCGCCCGCAGCGTCTGGATGGTATCGGCGTCGTCGCGGCCCTTGTCCTCACGGTACCGCTTGACCCGCGCGAAGCGCAGCGCGATGCCGCCCGGGTAGCGGCTGGACCTCTGCACGCCGTCGATGGCGATCTCGACGACCGTGACGGGGTACAGGTAGACGGTATGCGCGTCGCGGCGCGCCTCGATCTGGGGGAAGTGCTCGGTCTGCCAGCGCAGGAGGTCGTCGGTGAGTCCCTTGAACGTCTTCCCGACCATCACCAGCCCGCCGGGCTCGCCGAACTCGCCAACCGGGTCGTACGCCCCGAGGTGGAGGTTCGACAGCCAGCCCTGCCGGCGGCCGCTGCCCCACTCGGCCGCGAGCACCACGAGGTCGTACGTGTGGACGGGCTTGACCTTGATCCAGCTCGAGCCTCGACGACCTGCGGCGTACGGAGACCCGATGGCCTTGACGACGACGCCCTCGTGGCCCGCCGCGAGCGCCTCATTCGAGATCCGCTCCGCCGCCGCGGGATCCGCAGTCACCTCGCCCGGGACGATGTGGTCCGGTGCGATCCTTGCGAGCTCGGCGCGGCGCACGGCGAGCGGCTCGTCGAGCAGGTCCCGCCCGTCCACGTGCAGGATGTCGAAGAACCAGGGCCGCAGCACGGCGTCCCGGGCGCGCTCGGCGCCGAACCGGGACATCGTCTCCTGGAAGGGCCTCGGAGCCCCGCCCTCGTCGAGGGTGAGCGTCTCGCCGTCGAGGATGACGTCCCGCGCGGGCACGCCCGACACGGCCTCGACGACCTCCGGCACCCGGTGGGTGATATCGGCAAGGCTGCGGGTGAAGACGCGCACGTCGTCCCCGATCCGGTGAACCTGGATCCGCGCGCCGTCGAGCTTGAACTCGACCGACGCCTCGCCGGTGGAGGCAAGCGCCTCGGTGGGGGTTGCCGCCGAGGCGGCGAGCATGGGCAGCACCGGACGGCCGACGACGAGCCCGACAGCCGCCAGCTCGTCCTCGGTCTTGAGGATGGTGGTCCGCGCCGTCTCGCCGAGGTCCCCGGAGAGCATCGCCGCGCGGCGCACGAGGGCCACCGGCCTGCCGGCCGCTGCCGCGAGCGCGTCCACGAGGACGCCC is a window encoding:
- a CDS encoding ATP-dependent DNA ligase; protein product: MLLDELVSTAETVASTRSRLAKVEALAQLLRRLAAESPEELGTAVGMLVAKPRQGRVGVGWRGLSGARGDMPPSSEPSLTVGEFDALLDQLAVTSGARSGAVRAGLLASFMGRATEREQRFIVGVLLGELRTGALEGVLVDALAAAAGRPVALVRRAAMLSGDLGETARTTILKTEDELAAVGLVVGRPVLPMLAASAATPTEALASTGEASVEFKLDGARIQVHRIGDDVRVFTRSLADITHRVPEVVEAVSGVPARDVILDGETLTLDEGGAPRPFQETMSRFGAERARDAVLRPWFFDILHVDGRDLLDEPLAVRRAELARIAPDHIVPGEVTADPAAAERISNEALAAGHEGVVVKAIGSPYAAGRRGSSWIKVKPVHTYDLVVLAAEWGSGRRQGWLSNLHLGAYDPVGEFGEPGGLVMVGKTFKGLTDDLLRWQTEHFPQIEARRDAHTVYLYPVTVVEIAIDGVQRSSRYPGGIALRFARVKRYREDKGRDDADTIQTLRALLR
- a CDS encoding bifunctional metallophosphatase/5'-nucleotidase — translated: MSTDLNHPISRRSVLTGALVGGTLALGAGPAEASSGKTYRLTVIGTADLHSNVLNWDYFKNKAYTDAKGNNIGLAQAATLIRHVRAERGAENTITLDAGDTIQGTPLAYYFAKVQPAVDGPVHPMAAAMNAVGYDAAALGNHEFNYGIPLLRAWESQLDFPLLGANVHDHATGGHAFKPFVIKKVKTDNGVVRVGMVGFVTPGCAIWDRANVEGKLDFNGIVEEAKAVIPQVRAAGADIVVVSCHSGMVPGSSYGDSLPFPENASQQLAEEVPGIDAILVGHAHSEIPERLVTNKATGKQVLLSEPMYWGMRVTVMDLDLQKVEGTWTVSSASAALLDAKTATPDDAVVRAVDAAHRRVVTYVNQVIGTSTTPLRTATGCWEDVAAIDAINYIQAHTIKGELAGTASAGLPVLSIAAAFSRAVDVPAGPLTVRDVAGLYIYDNTLMSVKVTGAQVKDYLEWSAQYYKAVTTTTVAAADLTNAVTPIAPTGTPDYNYDVVFGLDAPLTYTIDVAKPVGQRIVGLSYNGSPIDPAQEFAMAINNYRQSGGGNFPHVKAAPVLTNSQQEIRQRIIDYVTQTGVLDAAVFARVDWSLTVNGAPLTVV
- a CDS encoding aminoacyl-tRNA deacylase, whose translation is MAVEVAERGRARSLEEAAANLGIEPREIVKSLVVKHPDGSFLFALIPGDRQISWPKLRKLLEVNRLSMPPADVALAATGYERGTITPLGSTTPWPVWADESIAGRISLGAGAHGLSAFVDAGSLFAALGASVADISDPA
- the rplJ gene encoding 50S ribosomal protein L10, coding for MATPTKVAAVEEITKDFQESTAAVLTEYRGLSVAQLKKLRRSLGTENKFSVVKNSLTAIAAKEAGVDAFDGQLAGPTAIAFIKGDAVSAAKSLTDFAKENKQLIIKTGFFEGKALDANEVAALAALESRELQLAKVAGVLKAPMAAAARIIDALRLKLEEEGGAPAAADAPAAEAAEAPAEEAAAPAEAPAEEN
- a CDS encoding acetyl-CoA C-acetyltransferase is translated as MSTNPVSNNTTGNDDVVILSAARTPQGRLNGQLVSFTAVDLGAHAITAALKQAGVGADAVDAVVMGQVLQAGAGQNPARQSAIAAGVGWGVPCVTINKVCLSGLTAVIDAARLIRAGDATVVVAGGQESMSRAPHVLPGSRQGWTYGTVGALDVAAHDGLTDAFDGQSMGLSTESKNLTLGIDRKSQDEVAAASHVRAAIAQKEGVFEGEIAPIQVKQRKGDPITLTQDEGVRPGTSVETLAPLRPAFASDGTITAGNSSPLSDGAAALVLTSRAYAEEHGLAWLAVVGKPGQVAGPDNSLHSQPSHAIQKALSRAGWTTADLDFIEINEAFGSVAVQSLKDLNYPLEKCNIHGGAIALGHPIGASGARLAGHAAHELARRGSGKAAVSLCGGGGQGEALLLYRD
- the rplL gene encoding 50S ribosomal protein L7/L12; this translates as MAKLTQDELIEAFKELTIIELSEFVKKFEEVFEVTAAAVAVAGPAGGAEAAAEEEKTAFDVILEAAGDKKIAVIKEVRALTSLGLKEAKDLVDAAPKAVLEGATKEAADKAKEVLEAAGATVTLK